The region TGTAAGCGAGTACCGGCCTTCGCCGTCTGTTACGGCTTTTGCAACCAACCGGACATCCTGGTGCCGAACGGTCAGCGTTGCTCCCGCAACTACGTCGCCGTTACTATCAACGATTCGCCCCTCCACGCCATTACGCTCCTGTGAATAACCGATTACGGCAAAAATGGATAAGGCTAAACTAAAAGCAACGGATCTCACAGTAATACTCTTCATAAAACACCAGTTAGATTACGAGCCACTAAAAACAAAAACCCTTATTGAAATCGATTTTCAATTTCATATTAATAAAAGTACAAGACCCTGTCGGCAGTGTCAAACGACATATTGCAGTGGCAAATGAACGCGACGTTAGCTTGTTACTGATTGATGATTTGAGGCTGACACGACAGGTCTGCCTTGTTCTCCAGTTGTTGGATTTATTTAACTGACCCGTACGTTGGGTAGAAGTTGTACCACCACGTCCAATCCACTATTAATAATTACGACGTGGTTTGGGGCGACTCTAGTCCAACTCGTGCGATCATCGGTCAATCTCTCGGAAGCGATGATGATTCCGCTTTGTTCGCTGTCGGATTCAACTATTTCAAACTTCCCTTCACGGTACCTGTATTTTCCGCGGTTTGAAAAGTAGAGTGAAATCGGCTCAATTTGCGGATTGGAGACATAACGCACTGTTACAAGGCTCTCACCATCAGTGACCGCAAAATTGTAAACTGAAGGCTTTTTGATTCCAGCTTCATACGCCCATTCCTCAAGTTGGCGAATGGTTTTCACCAATCCGCTCGCCAAATCCACTGCTACTAGTTTTTCCGTGTGTCGGCCCAGAAGGTTCAAGAAAACAGCAAAAGCGTGCTCTGAATCCGTGGTGCCTTCAATCGTCTGATAAATCTCGTCAGTCAGCGAGTGTCGCAGGCGGCGCTTTATAGAGCTAAAGCCTTCGATCGTACCGTTGTGCATCCACATAAATCGCCCTTGACGGAATGGATGACAATTACTTTCGGAGACAACCATTCCGGGCGATGCGGAGCGAATGTGAGCGAAAAAACAGGGCGATCGGATATGCTCGACCAAATTCAACAGGTTCCGGTTGTTCCAGGCTGGAGTTATGCTGGTAAAAACACAAGCCTCGTTGGAAATCGCTGGTGAGTACCAACCGACGCCAAACCCGTCGCCATTTAGTGGCTCGCTCCGTTCTTTGGACTTATAACTTTGACGAATGAGTGAGTTAGCTGGATTTGAAATCAGGTCAGCGAGCAAAATTTCGCTTCCCAAATAGCCGAGAAATCTACACATCGCGATTGTCTCCTACGTCTAGCGCGGCTAAACGGATTCTACATAATCAAGCGGGCGACGCGTGAATTCTTCCATACACCCTTCCGAACAAAAAAAGTAGTCTTTGCCATCATAATTCAACGAATAGCTGGCGGCTTCTTCGTCAATCTCCATTTTACAAACCAAGTCTATAATCATCATGTTCTCCTTAAATGTGCGGCAAAGCAGGCCGTACTCTGACAAAGCGTATCCGACCTTAATGATGTGTCGGGTCCTTTTTTAGTATTTCAGCACGGAGCAGGAAGCTGCCGTCTGTGACGATCTTGTCGCCGACATTCAGCCCTTCGAGAACGACAAACCTACCGTTGTTTTCTTTGCCGAGACGCACCGGCTTTACATTAAAGACATTTGGTTTGTCGGTGGCGACGAAAACAACCTGTTTGTCGTTCATATTTTGGACGGCGGACGACGGGATCATCGGCATTGTGCGTTCGGCCATCCCACCCCCGCCAAAGGCGACGTTTACGTACATTCCGATCTTCAAGACTTGTCCCGGATTGTCGAGTTCGACTCTGACTTGTGCGGTGCGTGTTTCGGGGCTGATATTTGGGTCGATGTAGGTTACGTGACCGCGAAAGAGCCTGTCAGGATAGGCGCCGGTTGTAACGCTTGCTCCGCTTCCATCACGAACCGATGAAAGGTCCTTTTCAAAGACCTGAGCGATAACCCAAACGCTTGCGAGATTTGTAACACGCATCAATTCCTTGTTTGCCTCGACAACTTCACCCGCGTTTACGTCTCGCTTTGTGATCGTGCCTGATATAGGCGCAATCAATGCGATTTCCGACGTTATTTGCGATGGGGAGCGGAGCGAATTTACTTTTTGCGGTGACAAACCTAGCAACAAGAGTCTTTGCTTGGCGGTCGCAAGGTCGGATTCGGCCGTTTGGCGTTTGACGGCGGCCTGCTCAAATTCGTTTCGGCTGACAGGATTGATCTCGGCGACCTTGACGGCACGGTCAAATCTTTTTTTCGCTTCTTCAACGTCCGCCTCCGACGCTCGTACTTTTGTCGTGGCCTGCTCAAATTCCTCGCGGCTGACAGCCCCTATTTCAAGTAACTTAAGCGTACGGTCATGTCTCTTACGGTTTTCTTCCAGCTCAGCCTGAACGGTTTTTAACCGCGCCAACATTTGGTCAACGTCTGTATTGCTCACGGGGCTGATCTTAACGAGTTTTGCCGTCCGGTCGTAGTTTTGCCGTGCGGCCTGAGCGTCGGATTGCAAGGCCAGATAGCGCGATTGAGACGCTGCAAGTTCATCGCTGAAGATAACGGCAAGCGTTTGGCCTTTGCCAACATACTGGCCTAGTTCGCCACTAACGGATCGGAGTACCCCACCGAGAAGTGAGATCACCGGCGTTTCTTTGTAGGCATTTGACTGGACGACGCCGGTCGAGGCCACATCCATTGCTTCACTCGATAACGTTTCGCCAACCGTTTCGATCTTCAAGCCGATCTTTTCAACCTGATCGGGCAGAATGGTGACAGTTTGTTCGGCCGTAGTTTCTGTTGTTTGTCCGGTGCTGTTGTCGTCGAATGTGACCGTCCGTGGAGCCGGGACGGCATTTCCACCCTCACGCGAGCCCAAATACCAAAAAAGTAACACTCCCACTAGGACAACGCCGATGACCGATAATGCGATATACAGCGGCTTTCGATTCGGTGTTGCCTTCGAGTTTTCGCCCATTTCTGTTTCTTTATTGAACTCTTCGTTATTCTCTTCGGTCATTTCCTTTTTAACTCCGGTGCATTGGTCGCCCGCATGATCTCAATGTTTGCTATGTATGTTTCGAGTCCGGCATCGATCAATTCGTTCTCGACATCGAGAAAACGCCGTTGCTCGGCAATGTAGTCAAGCAAACTTCTCGAACCAAGTTCGTAGGTTTGCCAAATTACCTGCAAATTAGAATTTGCCTGATCGCGAACGCCGTTTTGAAAGATCGACAATGACCGCGCCGAACGGTTATATCGAGCGAAGGCCACGGCAACTTCGCGCCGGATAGTAAGTTCGCCAAACTCAATTCGCCTCTGAGCCGCTTCTCGCTCGAATTTGGCGGCTTCGACCGCTCCTTGATTTCGGTTGAGCAGCGGAAGATCGATTTCAACCCCAAAGGTGAAAAAGTGAAATACATCCTGAATGGGCCGCAAAAGGCCGCGGTCATCAAAACCGCTGAGCATAAAGCCGGTGTTCATGCGCTGGTAACCCGCCTTGACGCTTGCGTCGATCCGCCCTTCAGACTTTGCCTTTTCTATTTGTGCGACAGCCAGTTGGTCCATTGTCCTTGCACCTTGCAGATCGGGACGCTCACGCAAAGCGTAATCGGTTGATCCGGAGACTGAAGGCGGCGTTGCGATTAGGTTATTGAAATCGCCGCGAAGACGCAGCGGTTCTTCCGGCTTCATCCCAATCATATTGCGAAGCTCGAACATTGCCGTCTCGGCCTTTCCTTCTGCGGTTTCGCGGATCGATTGCAGCCGATTCACCTCGACAAGAAAAATATTCTGTTCGAGCGGTGCGATCTTTCCTTCAGTAACTCTAGCCGCAACAAGCTCGAAACCCTGCTTTGCCGCTGCCAAGGTCTTTTCGGTAACCTCCAACTTTGTGATCGCCGCCAGAGCTTCACCGAATTTGAGTCTCACTTCTGACGCAAGCAGACGTTCCTGATTCTCAAGCGCAAACTCGCGAATTTCTAACTCTCGTTGTGCGACGGCAACTCGGGCTGCTCGACGTCCGCCAAGCTCAAGCGGCAGCATGGCCTCGGCCATTTGATTATTATCAGCGGCGCCAATCTGCTTTGCTCCGCTCGCGGTCAGCTTTGGATTCGCTCGCAAACCCGCTTGTTTGACCAATGCCCTCGCTGCGTCGACCTCCTTGCGCAAAGCTTGTATTTCGCCATTGTTTTCGAGAGCTAAGGCCACGGCTGCGTCAGCCGTCATTCCGCCTTGCGGATTCAAATATAGGAGCGAAACCGGCTGGTCGCTCTGGACTGTCTGAGCCGTCGCCGCCAGCGCAAATATAAACCCGAACGCGAATAATTTAACAACGGACTTGAGAGCAAGCCTCCTAGCTTGCCACGAGCTCGAACACGTGAAAAACTTGTTGGCGTCTCGCGATGGCACTGCAAGCGGGACGCTTGCGGTCCAGTCGGTCATCAAGAGACTGCCTGTGATCTTACAAATTTTCATTTCGTTTCAATTCGCGTACCCTAAGCCAATAAAAAATGACCGGCGTTACGATCAGCACGTGCAGGAGGCTCGAAACCATGCCGCCAAACACCGGTGTCGCCAGTGGCCTCATTACTTCTGACCCCGCGCCGGTGCTCCACATGATCGGCAAGAGCCCGACAACAATAGTCATTACGGTCATGACTTTAGGACGAAGTCGAAGAAGAGCACCTTCGGTGACTGCTTCGAGCAAAGATTCCCTATCAAGCTGGCCGACTTCGTCCGATTTACGTTTTACCGCCTCTTCAAGATAAACGACCATTACAATTGTCGTCTGCACAGCCGCTCCAAAAAGAGCAATAAAGCCAACCCACACAGCGACCGAAAAGTTGTACTGCAGCATCCAGAGCAGGTAAAAGCCGCCGGTCAAGGCAAACGGCACGGCAAGCAGAATATGGGCCGCCTCGAGAAAGGAGTGATATGTAATATAGAGCGTGGCAAAGATGATAAGCAGGACGATCGGGACCACGATCAACAGCCGCTGGCGGGCGCGCTCCTGATTTTCGTATTGGCCGCTCCATGTAATGTAGTAACCCGCCGGCATCTCAACTTTGTCGCGAATAGCATCCTTAGCTTGCTCCACGAAACTTCCGATATCGCGGCCGCGAATGTTGAGCAGAACCGTGCCGCGAAGCAGGCCGTTCTCGCTTTGAATCATCGATGGCCCTTCGAGGCTGCGAATATCGGCAAGCTGCGAAAGAGGGATCGACCCTCCAGCTGGAGAGGTTATCGGGATCTGGCCGATCGCCGTTGGTGATGAGCGAAACTCGGTTGCGTAGCGAACTCGGATGGGAAACCGTCGTCGTCCTTCGATCGTCACGGTCAGATTCGTTTCGCCGATTCCTTTTTCGATCACGTCCTGAATTGTTCCGACGTCAATTCCATACCGGGCCGCCGCCGTGCGGTCAATATCAATATCGACGTACGGCGCTCCGCCGATCCTCTCGGGATAAACGTCCGCTGCGCCGGGCACATCTTTTACCACCGTCGCAATTTCCCTCGCCGTTTCTTCCAAAGTATCGAGGTTGTTGCCGAAGATCTTGATGCCGACCTGCGAGCGGATACCGGTGGCAAGCATTTCGATGCGATTGATGATCGGCTGCGTCCAGATGTTTGTAACGCCCGGCAGCCGTGTAGCTTCGTCCATTTCGGCAATCAGTTTCTCCCGCGTCATCCCATCACGCCACTGATCTTCGGGCTTCAAATGAACGATGGTTTCGTTCATGTTTATCGGCGAGGGATCGGTTGAAGTTTCGGCGCGGCCGGCCTTTCCGACCGCCCATTCAACCTCTGGAAAGGCTTTCAGGATCTCGTCTTGTTTGCTCAGAATTCTGGTTGCCTCGTCCAGTGAAATTGCGGGATCGGTTACGGGCATGTACATTAGGTCGCCTTCATTCAGGGGCGGCATAAACTCGCTGCCGATCTGAGTCGCGACAAACATCGCGCCCGAGAAGAACGCCAGAGCGAGCAAAACCGTCGCGAGCCGGTTCCGTAGCGCAGTGATCAGCAGTGGCTTGTACACTCGACGCAAAAAGCGCATGATCGGATTCCACTCTTCGGGACGCAGCTTCCCGCCGAGCAGATAGCCGCACAGAACAGGGATGAGCGTGACCGCGATTATCGCCGCCGCGATCATCGCGAAAGTTTTCGTAAACGCCAGCGGATGAAAAAGCTTCCCTTCTTGTCCTGTTAATGCAAAGACGGGGATAAACGCGATCACAATGATCGCTATAGACGCGACGATCGGGCGTCCGACCATCTTCGTCGCTTCCAGCACTATCTCCCAAACACGCTTTCTGTCGGAAAAGCTCACTCCCTCTTTCTCGATCGCCCGATACGCATTTTCAGTCACAACAATTCCAGCATCCACGAGGTCTGAAACCGCGATCGCGATACCGGCAAGCGACATGATGTTTGACGTGATCCCAAAGATATACATCAGGAGGAAAGCGGCAAGCGCGGCAAGCAAAAGAGGTATCGTAACTATCAGGGTCGAACGAAAATGAGCGAGGAACAGCAGATTTACGATTGTTACGAGGATGAACTCCTCGGTCAGCGCCCACGTGAGCGTATTGGCCGTGCGGTTGATCAGATCGGTGCGGTCATAAAATGGAACCAGCCGAACGCCCGGAGGGAGACCGGGTTTGATCTCCTCGATCTTCTTCTTGACGTTCTCGATCGCTTCGAGCGCGCTAATGCCGTAGCGCATGATGACGACGCCCCCGACCGCTTCCTTTCCGTTTTTATCAAGCGAGCCTGTCCGAAAGGCGTTGCCGAGTTTGACCTCGCCGAGGTTTCGGACATAGATCGGAGTTCCGTTCTGAGAGCCGACGACGATATTTTCGACATCTGCGACCGATTCGACAAGCCCGATACCGCGGACAATGGCCCATTCGCCGCCCTGTTCGACGACGTTTCCGCCGACATTGTTATTCGACCTTTCAACCGCTTCGACCACGGTGGATAACGGCATGTTGTAAGCGCGGAGCTTATTCGGGTCTATGTCCACCTGATACTGCTGGACAAAGCCGCCGACCGTCGCGACCTCCGCGATCCCCGGCGTTGAATTAAGCTGATAGCGTACGAACCAGTCTTGCAGCGTGCGCAGATCGCGGAGGCTCATCTCGTCCGATTCGAGCGTGTACCAAAATACCTGGCCAAGACCGGTCGCGTCCGGGCCGAGCGTTGGCACTACGCCCTGAGGCAATTGTTTCGTGACGAGATTTAAGCGCTCCAGCACTCGTGTCCGGGCCCAATAAAGATCGACATTATCCTCAAAGATAATATTGACCATCGAGAAGCTGAAGGCGGAACTAGCCCTGACGGTCCGAACTCCCGGCAGCCCCTGAAGACTCGTCACAAGCGGATAAGTAACCTGGTCCTCGACCTCTCGCGGGGAACGGCCCGCCCAGTCGGTAAAAACTATGACCTGATTGTCCGAAAGGTCAGGGATGGCATCAATCGGGGTCTTTACAAGCGCGTAATAACCCGCGATCGCCAGGGCAATATAAATTGCAATTACGATAACGCGGTTCTTAAGCGACCAGTCGATAAGCCAATTAATCATTTAGCAACACCCTTGTTTTAATATTTTCGGCGGACATATAACCGAGCCCCATGTCCCGGGTCCCCATTATTGCGCCGTTACGGGGATCGACGTTTTTCCTTTTCCCGCCGGACCTTCGAATGTGATTTGCATCTCCCATCCGCCGGTCATCTCAATCTTGACTTTGCCGCGATAAACGCCGGGCGTGCCAGTTGTGGTCAAAGCCGCTGCGTTGTTCATCGCCCCCATCGAACCCATCGCAGGCATGTAGAAGTTTAGCGAAGCCGCTCCCACATCAACCGCTTTGCCCGAAGCATCCGTAAAAGCAAGCATTAGTTCCTGCTCGCCGTTTTTGACTTTGCCGGTGTCGCTTGATACCGAAACCGTCAAATTGTTGATCGAACCGCTTTTGATGACTTTTCCCTGCACCGGGTTTTCGGCCGTGGGCTGCGCGCCGGAACTGCAGGACGTGAATAAGGTGACCACCCCGATGATGGTCAATAAGCAGATGAATAAAACTGTCTTTCTCATTTTTTAGTCTCCTGTGTTGAAAATATCTTGAGAGTTCCGACGCCTACAAAGTAGTTCGCAGAACCACAATGAAATAGTCGCAACGGCGCAATACACCCCAAAAAGGGCGCACTTCACCATCGAAACTAGATCAGGAACGATTTATATTGGAGGTATTTGGGCTGGAAAGTGCTCGTCAACGGCTTACGCAAATACTGAGGCGATACAGACGACTCGATTTTTGTATTTGGGAACAAAGCTGCGATCTGATCGGCGATGGATTTGTAGACCGTTATGGTGGAAGGACTGAAGTTAAACGAGCCGCCGAACGAGATTGGCGCCGCATTTGAGCAGTTTGTCGCGCAACAAAGGCGCGCAGCCTCGGCTGAAGGTGATCTGTCCTTGCTTTTGGCTTTATCGCAACATTTCATCATCTTGCCGCTCGGCGCGTGGAGGGGTGTCCCCGCCACGACGCCACCGACGACGGTGAAAAGTACGAAAAGAATCAAGACCCGAGTGATCATTGAAAACAGTATACTCCACTTTTTCTGGATGATCAGTGATATACGTCACAAATTGCAAGTAACCAGATGTTGGTCACAATCACTATTTGGTGGTGAACAAATTTGGCATTGGAACTAAGCGCGAGGTTTTACGCACATCGTAAAGTTTTTTCAGGGCTCTGACGAAGCATTCGGTAGTGCTGGTCCAAGTACAAACGGTGCGCACAAGACTATCTGCGTGGCACAGGTATTGTCTCTAGATAAGAGGAAGGCTTATTTTTACGTTTTGATAAAAATGTTTGGTGTGGATGTAGCTCGAGTATTTTAGAAGTAGTTTCATCCAATAAAGAGGTGAGGTACATGAATGTAAAATTGTTTCTAGGATTTGCTGTTTCCATCGCCGTCGTCATCTTGTTCTCAATTCCAGGTTTTGCCCAAAAGGAAAAAACAATCGGTATCGACAAAGAAGGAGAATTTCACGTTTCGTCGCCAATAAGAATTGGCGAT is a window of Chloracidobacterium sp. DNA encoding:
- a CDS encoding efflux RND transporter permease subunit — translated: MINWLIDWSLKNRVIVIAIYIALAIAGYYALVKTPIDAIPDLSDNQVIVFTDWAGRSPREVEDQVTYPLVTSLQGLPGVRTVRASSAFSFSMVNIIFEDNVDLYWARTRVLERLNLVTKQLPQGVVPTLGPDATGLGQVFWYTLESDEMSLRDLRTLQDWFVRYQLNSTPGIAEVATVGGFVQQYQVDIDPNKLRAYNMPLSTVVEAVERSNNNVGGNVVEQGGEWAIVRGIGLVESVADVENIVVGSQNGTPIYVRNLGEVKLGNAFRTGSLDKNGKEAVGGVVIMRYGISALEAIENVKKKIEEIKPGLPPGVRLVPFYDRTDLINRTANTLTWALTEEFILVTIVNLLFLAHFRSTLIVTIPLLLAALAAFLLMYIFGITSNIMSLAGIAIAVSDLVDAGIVVTENAYRAIEKEGVSFSDRKRVWEIVLEATKMVGRPIVASIAIIVIAFIPVFALTGQEGKLFHPLAFTKTFAMIAAAIIAVTLIPVLCGYLLGGKLRPEEWNPIMRFLRRVYKPLLITALRNRLATVLLALAFFSGAMFVATQIGSEFMPPLNEGDLMYMPVTDPAISLDEATRILSKQDEILKAFPEVEWAVGKAGRAETSTDPSPINMNETIVHLKPEDQWRDGMTREKLIAEMDEATRLPGVTNIWTQPIINRIEMLATGIRSQVGIKIFGNNLDTLEETAREIATVVKDVPGAADVYPERIGGAPYVDIDIDRTAAARYGIDVGTIQDVIEKGIGETNLTVTIEGRRRFPIRVRYATEFRSSPTAIGQIPITSPAGGSIPLSQLADIRSLEGPSMIQSENGLLRGTVLLNIRGRDIGSFVEQAKDAIRDKVEMPAGYYITWSGQYENQERARQRLLIVVPIVLLIIFATLYITYHSFLEAAHILLAVPFALTGGFYLLWMLQYNFSVAVWVGFIALFGAAVQTTIVMVVYLEEAVKRKSDEVGQLDRESLLEAVTEGALLRLRPKVMTVMTIVVGLLPIMWSTGAGSEVMRPLATPVFGGMVSSLLHVLIVTPVIFYWLRVRELKRNENL
- a CDS encoding FixH family protein, encoding MRKTVLFICLLTIIGVVTLFTSCSSGAQPTAENPVQGKVIKSGSINNLTVSVSSDTGKVKNGEQELMLAFTDASGKAVDVGAASLNFYMPAMGSMGAMNNAAALTTTGTPGVYRGKVKIEMTGGWEMQITFEGPAGKGKTSIPVTAQ
- a CDS encoding YHS domain-containing protein, with the protein product MIIDLVCKMEIDEEAASYSLNYDGKDYFFCSEGCMEEFTRRPLDYVESV
- a CDS encoding TolC family protein — protein: MKICKITGSLLMTDWTASVPLAVPSRDANKFFTCSSSWQARRLALKSVVKLFAFGFIFALAATAQTVQSDQPVSLLYLNPQGGMTADAAVALALENNGEIQALRKEVDAARALVKQAGLRANPKLTASGAKQIGAADNNQMAEAMLPLELGGRRAARVAVAQRELEIREFALENQERLLASEVRLKFGEALAAITKLEVTEKTLAAAKQGFELVAARVTEGKIAPLEQNIFLVEVNRLQSIRETAEGKAETAMFELRNMIGMKPEEPLRLRGDFNNLIATPPSVSGSTDYALRERPDLQGARTMDQLAVAQIEKAKSEGRIDASVKAGYQRMNTGFMLSGFDDRGLLRPIQDVFHFFTFGVEIDLPLLNRNQGAVEAAKFEREAAQRRIEFGELTIRREVAVAFARYNRSARSLSIFQNGVRDQANSNLQVIWQTYELGSRSLLDYIAEQRRFLDVENELIDAGLETYIANIEIMRATNAPELKRK
- a CDS encoding class II glutamine amidotransferase, which gives rise to MGSEILLADLISNPANSLIRQSYKSKERSEPLNGDGFGVGWYSPAISNEACVFTSITPAWNNRNLLNLVEHIRSPCFFAHIRSASPGMVVSESNCHPFRQGRFMWMHNGTIEGFSSIKRRLRHSLTDEIYQTIEGTTDSEHAFAVFLNLLGRHTEKLVAVDLASGLVKTIRQLEEWAYEAGIKKPSVYNFAVTDGESLVTVRYVSNPQIEPISLYFSNRGKYRYREGKFEIVESDSEQSGIIIASERLTDDRTSWTRVAPNHVVIINSGLDVVVQLLPNVRVS
- a CDS encoding efflux RND transporter periplasmic adaptor subunit encodes the protein MTEENNEEFNKETEMGENSKATPNRKPLYIALSVIGVVLVGVLLFWYLGSREGGNAVPAPRTVTFDDNSTGQTTETTAEQTVTILPDQVEKIGLKIETVGETLSSEAMDVASTGVVQSNAYKETPVISLLGGVLRSVSGELGQYVGKGQTLAVIFSDELAASQSRYLALQSDAQAARQNYDRTAKLVKISPVSNTDVDQMLARLKTVQAELEENRKRHDRTLKLLEIGAVSREEFEQATTKVRASEADVEEAKKRFDRAVKVAEINPVSRNEFEQAAVKRQTAESDLATAKQRLLLLGLSPQKVNSLRSPSQITSEIALIAPISGTITKRDVNAGEVVEANKELMRVTNLASVWVIAQVFEKDLSSVRDGSGASVTTGAYPDRLFRGHVTYIDPNISPETRTAQVRVELDNPGQVLKIGMYVNVAFGGGGMAERTMPMIPSSAVQNMNDKQVVFVATDKPNVFNVKPVRLGKENNGRFVVLEGLNVGDKIVTDGSFLLRAEILKKDPTHH